The following are encoded together in the Flavihumibacter fluvii genome:
- a CDS encoding carboxylesterase/lipase family protein, whose product MPIPKSVFIIISFLVIRHLSFAQLSQVNTQSGLVAGDKVGELIIFKGIPFAAPPIGDHRWKAPKPAAKWKGVRQCTAFSASPFQPKPAPFYCWSEEFIAPPEPLSEDCLYLNIWTGAKSKSEKRPVFVWIYGGGFSSGSAACAIYDGAEMAKRGIIFVSINYRVGPFGFMAHPELSKEQNNTSGNYGIMDQVAALRWIQKNISAFGGDPQQVTIAGQSAGSMSVFSLVASPLAKGLFQRAIAQSGGIIDGLLMSPLASAEKNGLAIQQQTGAKNLSELRKKTAAEILLASQSKEVGRLGLTLDGFVLPADLGNAFASQKFNQVPMLMGWVSGDASLFGASDITAEKFKQQAVDKYGTRSGEFLKIFPATTNEAAQYNQSRLTLLSFAAYPAHKLAGYNPNPSYVYQVVHVPTDKPGFPNYGAFHTSEVPYALHTLHTWKRPWQQHDYDVEGLMSTYWLQFIKTGNPNGNGLPEWKPYNKTEGAILEIDATSVLKPALFKNELDVLESLDSGK is encoded by the coding sequence ATGCCAATTCCAAAATCAGTATTTATTATCATCTCCTTCCTGGTGATTCGGCATTTATCCTTTGCTCAACTGAGCCAGGTAAATACCCAAAGTGGATTGGTGGCTGGTGATAAGGTTGGCGAATTAATTATTTTTAAGGGCATACCATTTGCAGCACCTCCGATTGGTGACCATCGCTGGAAGGCACCGAAACCCGCCGCCAAATGGAAGGGTGTTCGCCAGTGTACCGCTTTTTCTGCAAGCCCTTTCCAGCCAAAACCCGCCCCGTTTTATTGTTGGTCCGAAGAATTTATCGCACCGCCCGAGCCATTAAGTGAAGATTGCCTGTACCTGAACATCTGGACCGGAGCAAAAAGTAAAAGTGAAAAAAGGCCAGTTTTTGTATGGATCTACGGTGGCGGATTTAGTTCCGGCTCTGCTGCCTGTGCTATTTATGATGGCGCTGAAATGGCCAAAAGGGGAATCATATTTGTGAGTATCAATTACCGCGTAGGCCCTTTTGGATTTATGGCCCACCCGGAATTGAGTAAGGAACAAAATAACACATCAGGAAATTATGGGATAATGGACCAGGTCGCAGCATTGCGATGGATACAAAAGAATATCAGTGCATTTGGTGGTGACCCGCAACAAGTCACCATCGCAGGTCAATCGGCCGGTTCTATGAGCGTGTTTAGCCTGGTGGCTTCACCTTTGGCGAAAGGCCTGTTCCAAAGGGCCATCGCCCAGAGCGGCGGAATCATTGATGGCCTGTTGATGTCGCCTTTAGCTTCGGCAGAAAAAAATGGCCTGGCGATTCAACAACAAACCGGTGCAAAGAATTTATCAGAATTGCGAAAGAAGACTGCAGCCGAAATTTTGCTGGCTTCCCAATCAAAAGAAGTGGGCCGTTTGGGGCTTACGCTCGATGGATTTGTATTGCCTGCTGACCTGGGAAATGCATTTGCATCGCAAAAATTCAATCAGGTACCGATGCTCATGGGCTGGGTATCGGGCGATGCTTCTTTGTTTGGTGCATCAGATATTACAGCTGAAAAATTCAAACAGCAGGCAGTTGATAAATATGGTACGCGGTCTGGTGAATTCCTCAAAATATTTCCCGCTACTACCAATGAAGCTGCACAATACAACCAAAGCCGCCTTACGCTTTTGTCCTTCGCAGCTTATCCGGCCCATAAATTGGCTGGATATAACCCGAACCCGAGTTACGTTTACCAGGTGGTGCATGTGCCCACCGATAAACCTGGGTTTCCCAATTATGGGGCATTCCATACTTCCGAAGTACCTTATGCTTTGCACACTTTGCATACCTGGAAAAGGCCCTGGCAACAGCATGATTATGATGTAGAGGGATTGATGTCCACCTACTGGCTGCAGTTCATCAAAACAGGAAATCCGAACGGCAATGGACTGCCTGAGTGGAAACCTTATAATAAAACGGAAGGGGCAATTTTGGAGATTGATGCCACTTCTGTACTTAAGCCGGCTTTATTTAAAAATGAATTGGATGTGCTGGAAAGTTTGGATTCAGGAAAATAA
- a CDS encoding 2-dehydro-3-deoxygalactonokinase, whose amino-acid sequence MVKHILSCDWGTTSFRLRLVQVETRNILAETTSGVGIAAVYKKWLAARLPESERIHFYQRELQVAIDEISHDAKNDAPVFISGMASSTIGMKVITYGTVPFDLLIDLLPWEKIPANETCPHDTFLFSGLQTSNDVMRGEETILLGAKMHTAFETMVIFPGTHSKHALVKDNMIIGFNTFMTGEFFDLLVNKSILSASVQCDPGEIDVPAFRSGVLEGANGNMLNTAFHVRTNQLFNRLSPNANYHYLSGLVIGAELKDLSGSSAAILLVSGPALAVRYRLALNIMGFEDRLQTCDADQALVEGHCQLAARCV is encoded by the coding sequence ATGGTCAAGCATATTTTAAGTTGTGATTGGGGTACTACTTCATTTCGTTTGCGACTTGTTCAGGTGGAAACTCGCAATATACTCGCTGAAACCACCAGTGGCGTGGGTATTGCAGCGGTGTATAAAAAATGGCTGGCAGCCCGGCTTCCCGAAAGTGAAAGGATACATTTTTATCAACGGGAATTGCAAGTCGCAATTGACGAAATATCCCATGACGCAAAAAATGATGCGCCGGTCTTTATTTCTGGTATGGCTTCTTCAACAATCGGGATGAAGGTCATTACTTATGGCACGGTGCCATTTGATCTTTTAATTGACCTGCTGCCATGGGAGAAAATTCCGGCCAATGAAACCTGTCCACATGATACATTCCTGTTCTCCGGCCTGCAAACATCTAATGATGTGATGCGCGGTGAAGAAACCATATTGCTTGGTGCCAAAATGCATACTGCATTTGAAACTATGGTGATCTTTCCCGGAACCCATTCCAAACATGCTCTTGTAAAGGATAATATGATCATTGGATTTAACACTTTTATGACCGGCGAATTCTTCGATCTTTTGGTGAATAAAAGTATTTTATCAGCTTCTGTACAATGCGACCCAGGTGAAATTGATGTACCTGCATTTCGATCAGGTGTACTGGAAGGCGCAAACGGCAATATGCTGAACACGGCCTTCCATGTCAGGACAAACCAGTTGTTCAACAGGTTGTCACCAAATGCCAATTACCATTACCTGAGCGGCCTGGTCATCGGCGCTGAATTAAAAGATTTGTCAGGTTCTTCAGCAGCCATTCTACTGGTGAGCGGACCTGCCTTAGCTGTCCGTTATCGGCTGGCTTTGAATATAATGGGGTTTGAGGACCGGCTGCAAACCTGTGATGCTGACCAGGCACTGGTTGAAGGTCATTGCCAACTGGCGGCAAGATGTGTATGA
- a CDS encoding MFS transporter: protein MKATNTRYTILAAVFINVVINYMDRSNISIAGAVLSRELELDTVQMGYVFSAFGWTYATLQIPGGILADRYGVRLLYTISLVIWSLATIGLGFVSGLLGLIILRVMIGAFEAPSYPMNNRIVTSWFPVHERASAIAMYTSGQFIGLAFLTPVLTYIQHYAGWRGLFFITGIIGVAWGCAWYFIYRSPLQHKKVNEAELKYIEEGGGLINRNLGEGDDQKKFEWKNLRLVLSNKKLWGIYFGQFCLGATLLFFLTWFPKYLVEYRKMDFLKSGIYASIPFLCAFAGVLFSGFLSDYLVKRNVSPGIARKTPIVIGLLLSVSIIGANYVSDPKMVIFFMSLAFFGNGLASITWVFVSLLAPKDLLGLTGGTFNFIGGLATIFVPIIIGYLVKGGDFSPALVFIGCMALAGAMSYIFLVGKVERIIIE, encoded by the coding sequence ATGAAAGCCACAAATACCAGGTACACCATATTGGCGGCAGTGTTTATTAATGTTGTCATCAATTACATGGATCGCAGTAATATTTCTATTGCCGGCGCGGTGTTGAGCAGGGAATTAGAACTTGATACAGTCCAGATGGGCTACGTGTTTTCTGCTTTTGGCTGGACTTATGCCACGCTCCAGATTCCAGGCGGCATCCTTGCCGACAGGTACGGTGTCCGCTTGTTGTACACCATCAGCCTGGTCATCTGGTCACTGGCTACGATAGGACTGGGTTTTGTATCAGGATTATTGGGTTTGATTATTTTGCGTGTAATGATCGGGGCCTTCGAAGCACCATCTTATCCCATGAATAACCGGATCGTCACCAGCTGGTTCCCGGTGCATGAAAGGGCATCAGCAATCGCCATGTACACATCCGGCCAATTCATTGGCCTTGCCTTCCTGACCCCGGTACTTACCTATATCCAGCACTATGCCGGCTGGCGGGGTTTGTTCTTCATTACCGGGATCATCGGGGTGGCCTGGGGCTGCGCCTGGTATTTTATTTACCGCTCGCCTTTGCAGCATAAAAAAGTGAATGAAGCTGAGCTTAAATATATAGAAGAAGGCGGGGGATTGATCAACAGGAACCTGGGTGAAGGGGATGATCAGAAAAAGTTTGAATGGAAGAACCTGCGATTGGTCCTATCCAATAAAAAACTCTGGGGTATTTATTTTGGCCAGTTTTGCCTGGGCGCCACCTTATTGTTTTTCCTCACCTGGTTTCCAAAATACCTGGTGGAATATAGGAAAATGGATTTCCTGAAATCCGGCATCTATGCATCGATACCCTTCCTCTGCGCATTTGCCGGTGTCCTGTTTTCCGGCTTTTTATCTGATTACCTGGTTAAGCGGAATGTTTCCCCCGGCATTGCAAGAAAAACACCCATTGTAATTGGTCTCCTTTTATCCGTGTCGATCATTGGTGCCAATTATGTATCGGATCCCAAAATGGTGATCTTCTTTATGTCGCTGGCTTTCTTTGGCAATGGGCTTGCATCGATCACCTGGGTATTTGTATCCTTGCTGGCGCCAAAAGACTTATTGGGCCTGACTGGCGGTACATTTAATTTTATCGGCGGCCTCGCCACGATCTTTGTCCCCATTATCATCGGTTACCTGGTGAAAGGTGGTGACTTTTCGCCGGCTTTGGTATTTATCGGCTGTATGGCCCTGGCCGGGGCAATGAGTTATATATTTCTTGTCGGAAAAGTGGAAAGGATCATTATTGAATAG
- the dgoD gene encoding galactonate dehydratase — protein MKIKGYTLYQVPPRWLFLKIETDEGIIGWGEPIVEGKAATVKTAVDELMEALLGKDPMNIEDHWNTMYRGGFYRGGPILMSAISGIDQALWDIKGKFFNAPIHQLIGGKAREKMRVYSWIGGDRPTDIGQAAKQARDNGFTAVKMNGTDELQYIDSHEKIDRVLQRVAALREAVGMAVDVGIDFHGRLHKPMAKVLAKELEQFHPMFIEEPVLPENCDALKEIARHTSIPIATGERMFSRWDFKSILADGIVDIIQPDLSHAGGITECKKIISMAEAYDVAAAPHCPLGPIALAACLQVDATCHNAFIQEQSLGIHYNTGNDMLDYLEDHSVFNYEKGFVNIPSGPGLGIRINEAQVIKMAKVGHNWHNPLWRHEDGSVAEW, from the coding sequence ATGAAAATCAAAGGATACACGCTTTACCAGGTGCCGCCCCGTTGGCTGTTCCTGAAAATAGAAACCGATGAAGGCATCATTGGCTGGGGTGAACCGATTGTTGAAGGAAAGGCTGCTACCGTTAAAACAGCTGTTGATGAACTCATGGAAGCCTTGCTGGGGAAAGATCCCATGAATATTGAAGACCATTGGAATACCATGTACCGTGGCGGTTTTTACCGTGGCGGCCCGATCCTGATGAGTGCGATATCCGGTATCGACCAGGCACTTTGGGATATCAAAGGAAAGTTTTTTAATGCGCCCATCCACCAGTTGATCGGAGGGAAGGCGCGGGAGAAAATGCGGGTTTATTCCTGGATCGGCGGTGACCGGCCTACTGATATTGGCCAGGCGGCGAAACAGGCGCGTGACAATGGTTTCACGGCAGTAAAAATGAATGGCACCGATGAGTTACAGTACATTGATTCCCATGAAAAGATTGACCGCGTTTTACAAAGGGTGGCTGCCTTGCGGGAAGCAGTGGGTATGGCGGTTGATGTGGGTATCGACTTTCATGGCCGTTTACACAAGCCGATGGCAAAGGTATTAGCCAAAGAACTGGAACAATTCCATCCCATGTTTATTGAAGAACCGGTATTGCCTGAAAATTGTGATGCGCTCAAAGAGATAGCACGGCATACCTCAATTCCGATAGCAACTGGAGAAAGGATGTTTAGTCGCTGGGATTTTAAATCCATCCTCGCCGATGGTATTGTAGATATTATCCAGCCCGATCTCTCTCATGCCGGTGGCATCACAGAATGTAAGAAAATCATCTCTATGGCAGAAGCCTATGATGTGGCAGCGGCGCCTCATTGTCCATTAGGCCCTATTGCCCTGGCAGCCTGCCTTCAGGTGGATGCCACCTGCCATAATGCATTTATCCAGGAACAGAGCCTGGGCATCCATTACAATACCGGAAACGACATGCTGGATTACCTGGAAGATCATTCCGTTTTCAATTATGAGAAGGGGTTTGTGAATATACCATCCGGACCTGGACTGGGTATCCGGATTAATGAGGCCCAGGTGATCAAAATGGCTAAGGTCGGTCACAACTGGCATAATCCGCTATGGCGCCATGAAGATGGGAGTGTGGCTGAATGGTAA
- the eda gene encoding bifunctional 4-hydroxy-2-oxoglutarate aldolase/2-dehydro-3-deoxy-phosphogluconate aldolase, producing the protein MAAFSLPVALQQKILPAITFDALEDVLPVAEALLEAGLNVMEIPFRTAIAEKSVKLIRTSFPEMFVGAGTLLNTIQLRMAADAGAQFGLSPGLNQTVCLEAMKINFPFIPGVMTPSEIELAAEMGFGIQKLFPAEQLGGIAFLKALQGPYDQLKVKFIPMGGVNIRNATAYSQLKNVIAIGGSWLATTELMATKKYSTIQENVTTALQLVK; encoded by the coding sequence ATGGCTGCTTTTTCATTACCTGTTGCATTGCAACAAAAAATATTGCCGGCGATTACTTTCGATGCATTGGAAGATGTTTTGCCAGTGGCTGAGGCATTGTTGGAAGCCGGCCTTAATGTGATGGAAATCCCATTCCGGACTGCAATAGCTGAAAAATCTGTTAAACTTATTCGTACCTCATTTCCTGAAATGTTTGTGGGTGCTGGTACCCTACTCAACACTATACAATTGCGTATGGCAGCTGATGCTGGCGCACAGTTTGGATTGAGTCCGGGTTTAAACCAAACTGTTTGCCTGGAAGCCATGAAAATTAATTTCCCGTTCATCCCAGGCGTGATGACACCCTCTGAAATTGAGCTGGCAGCAGAAATGGGCTTTGGCATTCAGAAATTATTTCCTGCTGAACAATTGGGCGGTATCGCATTTCTAAAAGCATTACAGGGACCTTATGACCAACTGAAGGTAAAATTCATTCCCATGGGCGGCGTGAATATCCGGAATGCAACGGCCTATTCACAGCTTAAAAATGTGATTGCTATTGGTGGAAGCTGGTTGGCCACAACCGAATTGATGGCCACTAAAAAATATTCAACAATCCAGGAAAATGTTACAACTGCATTGCAGTTGGTAAAATAA
- a CDS encoding 3-keto-disaccharide hydrolase, with translation MKYLSVPAAMLVVFTMAGCNDTAPKETQTVPQDSVTATNDFVPIFDGKTFTGWDGDTSFWHIENGVLTGLETKDHQLKSNTFMIWKGGEPSDFEFKAEYRISADGNSGVQYRSEMVKDVPYGLKGYQADIDGADTYTGQNYEERGRGFLAMRGQIATIPANEKPVITGSLGNPDSLKQKIKANDWNEIHLVIKGNHMLHYINGVLMSETTDNDTTNRKSKGLIGLQLHVAPSMKVEYKNIQLKQ, from the coding sequence ATGAAATATTTATCAGTTCCTGCAGCCATGTTAGTGGTATTCACTATGGCCGGTTGTAATGATACAGCCCCTAAAGAAACCCAAACAGTGCCCCAGGATAGTGTTACCGCCACCAATGACTTTGTCCCTATTTTTGACGGTAAAACTTTTACCGGTTGGGATGGCGATACCAGTTTCTGGCATATTGAGAACGGGGTGTTAACCGGACTGGAAACAAAGGACCACCAGCTTAAATCAAACACCTTCATGATCTGGAAGGGCGGCGAACCTTCCGATTTCGAATTCAAAGCCGAATACAGGATCAGTGCAGATGGTAATAGTGGCGTTCAATACCGTAGTGAAATGGTTAAAGATGTACCCTACGGATTGAAGGGCTACCAGGCAGATATCGACGGGGCAGATACCTACACCGGCCAGAATTATGAAGAAAGGGGTCGCGGCTTTTTGGCGATGCGTGGACAGATCGCAACTATTCCTGCCAATGAGAAACCGGTGATCACCGGCTCTCTGGGAAACCCGGATTCACTTAAACAAAAAATCAAGGCCAACGATTGGAATGAAATTCACCTCGTAATAAAGGGAAACCATATGCTCCATTATATCAATGGTGTCCTGATGAGTGAAACCACTGATAACGATACCACCAACCGCAAATCAAAAGGCCTCATTGGCTTACAGCTGCATGTGGCACCTTCCATGAAAGTAGAGTATAAGAATATTCAGTTAAAGCAATAA